TACCACGTCGTTGACGACCGCCGGAGAACTGAGGGCAGCCTCCTTGGGCCTTTGGTAAACGGGAGGATTAGCCAGCGTATAGCGGGTCACGCCGTCTCCCCCCAGCGCCGTGGGCCAGGCGTCGTTGAGGTTGTTCCAGTCCAGGGCCCTGATGAAGGGCGTCTTGGTGCCGTCGCCGGCTCCGCTGTAGCCCCCCAAACCGACATAGATGGTGCCCAACCCATAATGAATGGCGGGTGTCGCCATCACGCCCCACTTGTTTTCTTGCAGTCCTCCTCCGGTTGCCACACCTGGAATGGGGTTGCCCCGATTGCCCGGATGGCCGCTTCCGTTCTCCCGCGCCAGCAGTTGACGGCGCTGGGCGCCTCCTCCCAGGACGCTGAGGTTACCGGCGTCGAGCAGGAAAAAGGAGCCGTTCTTGCACCCGTAGCAGACCACCCGCTGGCCGCCGCGGCTGAAGACGGTGGGCGCGCCGGGCGAGTCGATATCGCTGTCGTTGGGGTGGTAACTGTCGTCAGGCTGAGAGGTGTGAAAGCCACGGAAGTCGCCGGTGTTGGCGTCCAGGGCTATGAGGCCGCTGCCGTAGCGCTGATCGGGTGCGATGGCGCTTCCCAGGCCGCCCGCATATTCGGAGTTGCCGGTCCCGATGTAGACCTGCTGGTGCACCGAGTCGTAAGCGAAGGACGACCAGGGCGAGGAACCGGTTTCCGGCGGATCGTCCATCAGGCTGAAGCCGGCGGCGGTGGCCCAGCCGGGCAGCGGATCGCTGACGGCGGCCGAGCGGGGAATCCTGTTGGGCACGTTCTCGTTGCCGGGATTGTTGATGTCCTGGGCCTTGTTGGTGCAGAAGAGCCACTGCACCTGGCCGTTGTTGGCGTCCAGACACCAGGCGAAGCCCCAGCAGGTGGCGTCTTCTCCCTCGCCGGAACCGACGTAGACCTTGTCGTTGACCACCAGCGGACTCGACCAGCAGTCGCCGCTGGGGTTGTCGACCGGTTGTTTCTTGCCCGCATCGGGGTTCTTCAAGTCGGTCACCCAGAGCGGCGCCGGATGGGGCGCGCTGGTGGTCATGGTTGAGGCGTCGAGACAATAGACCTTGCCGCCCACGGTGGTGAAGTAGACCTTCCCTTTGTAGATGGCCGGCGAGCCGCCGATGCCTCTGATGGAGTAGAAGGCGGCGTCGTTGGTAGGGAATTGACCTTCGATGCAGCCGCTGCAGAGGTTGATCTTGTAGAGTGTCCCGCCTGAACCGCCTCCATACTGGCTGGTTCCTATGTAGGCCTTGCCGCTGACGATGGACGGCTTGCTGTTGACGGGGCCGTCCAGGTTGACCTTGAAGCGCTGGGCCAGTTGGCCGACGGTGGTGGAATTGATCGAACTCGAGCCCGAGGCCGCGCCGGAGTGGCGGATGTCATGCTGGTACATCGGCCAGTCCTTGGAGAAGAGCCAGGGGTAAAGGGGCAAGATCTCGATCTTGAAGTCAAGAACGCTGAGTTGGCGTTCCAGCAAATCGTAGCGGGCCACTTGCGGATTCAAGGCCCAGGCGGAGCCCCCTCGAGGACTCAGTTCGGGAGGCCTGAAAAGCTGCTCTTCGGGGAGTCCCTCGGCCAGCACCTCCAGACCGGCCAGACGCTCCCGCAGCTCATCCAAGCTCTCGCCGCGGGGAAGATGAAACGGCTCGGGATGGCCGCCTTCCCCGAAGTTGTACTCCTCGAGGGGAACTTCGTGGGTGGTGGCGATCTCGAAACGGGTGGCAAGGGCACGTACCTGCTGCAAGGCCTTCCCCCGCTCCTTGAAGAAGCGCTCCCAGAAACGCAAGGTGAAACGCTTGGCTGCCTCGGCGTCCTCAAGGTCGCGCAGCGAACGCTGGTAAGCCAACTCCCTGAGGGCTTCCTGCAAGACACGGTCGCGGGGAAGTCCGATGGGCACATAGGTTCCCGGCTGTTGAACCTTGGCCCACACGTATCCGAGTTCCAAATTGATGCCCGAGTTCCAGACCGCCCTCAGCGTCCCCCGACGTCCGTCGTAGCGGAAGACGCGTACA
The genomic region above belongs to Acidobacteriota bacterium and contains:
- a CDS encoding PQQ-binding-like beta-propeller repeat protein, which codes for MPDRELKHPRPFLLSLTSGKEVDARVARPQNRFEQMTLGDLDLVAQVRGLEQTDEAETALILPYDPRALQGLERSSVRVFRYDGRRGTLRAVWNSGINLELGYVWAKVQQPGTYVPIGLPRDRVLQEALRELAYQRSLRDLEDAEAAKRFTLRFWERFFKERGKALQQVRALATRFEIATTHEVPLEEYNFGEGGHPEPFHLPRGESLDELRERLAGLEVLAEGLPEEQLFRPPELSPRGGSAWALNPQVARYDLLERQLSVLDFKIEILPLYPWLFSKDWPMYQHDIRHSGAASGSSSINSTTVGQLAQRFKVNLDGPVNSKPSIVSGKAYIGTSQYGGGSGGTLYKINLCSGCIEGQFPTNDAAFYSIRGIGGSPAIYKGKVYFTTVGGKVYCLDASTMTTSAPHPAPLWVTDLKNPDAGKKQPVDNPSGDCWSSPLVVNDKVYVGSGEGEDATCWGFAWCLDANNGQVQWLFCTNKAQDINNPGNENVPNRIPRSAAVSDPLPGWATAAGFSLMDDPPETGSSPWSSFAYDSVHQQVYIGTGNSEYAGGLGSAIAPDQRYGSGLIALDANTGDFRGFHTSQPDDSYHPNDSDIDSPGAPTVFSRGGQRVVCYGCKNGSFFLLDAGNLSVLGGGAQRRQLLARENGSGHPGNRGNPIPGVATGGGLQENKWGVMATPAIHYGLGTIYVGLGGYSGAGDGTKTPFIRALDWNNLNDAWPTALGGDGVTRYTLANPPVYQRPKEAALSSPAVVNDVVFVSTTDPDNNDMSLYALDAATGLCLWAAPKVPGGGWPNYALGPAVSGEYVAAGAGSALYIYTRPSTPWCIKPLPWYWEEIRWPELPWPPVVIDRTGG